AATGAAGAAGATAGAAGTATGGTAAATCGCGTTGGTTGTGCCTTCAGTCTTCTCCGCGTGAAGGAAAGCGATTAAGATTAGGAGTAAGATTACGATTAAGAGAAACCGATGTGTGCGCTACTTGAATACCCGCCCCGGAGGGATCCCTTTGGGAAACACCTGAACACCGTAACACGTTTTTCATCCTCCAGGATGAAGTTCTGAGATCCAGAAAGATAAAAGCCCCGAATGGGCGAAAGAATAACAATGGGAACCTTTGAATCAGATTCATAGGCGAAATAAAACATATCTGCACCATTACTGCCGGAAAAGCCTCGCAATCTCATTGCGAGGTAAATGCTATATTTTGCAAATTTGTAAATTATCGAATAAACCACAAAACCCTCTAAAGAGGGGACTACCAACAGGTGAGACGTTGCAGACCTAAGACCGAGAACTCCGGACGGAGGACGGTGTTAACTATAAAACGATAACACCGTAACACTGTTTTCATCCTCCAGGATGAAGAACAACATACTGATGCAACTCCGCATCCAGCTCCTTGCTGATCACCGGACAATTCACCTGAAACAGGAAGAAAATATTCAGGTCTTCGTTGTTTAGGGATTCGTAATGGGTCTGTCCCTTAGCGATGACGACATCGGCGTCGCTGAGCTGCTGTTTGACGCCTGAGCCGGCATCCTCGAATATGGTGACCGGCGCATCGCTTCTGTTGGCTACGAGATTGACCAGCGGCTCTACGCCAACGAACGCGGCATCGTCCAGGGTGGCGTTGGTGAGCACCGGCTCTTTCCGCACCACCAGTACGATTTCGGCGGTAAACATATCCCGCAGCACTTCAATGAGCAGCCGGTCGAAGGCGAGTTCTCCGGCGGCGTTCGCAAGATAAACGACGCGATCTGCGTCGTACAGTGCCCCGGTCAGCTTATTCAAATGATTGATGCCGAATTCGGCCTTGGGAGCATACTCCAATTCCCGGTGGATATCCGCTTTCCCGTCGCCGGTCTCACCGTCAAAAACCTGTCCCGCGATGGCGTATCGTATTGCAGTTTCCAATGGGTTGCTCGACCGCTTGATCTTCTTGCGAATGCCGGGGATGATGTCCATGGCCGTCACGTTGGCTTCACTCCGCGCCTTCTGATATGGATCATCGTTGCCCAGCGAGTCGCCGATCATCCGGTGCATGCGATGGCTCACCTCCGGCGGGGTGATATCGTCCGGCAGCTCCCGGAGCATCTCCAGCACGTTGTAGACGACCTCCTTCTTCTTGCCATCCGGTATCTGATTTTTCTGGGCGGCTTCCAGTGTCTGATTGATGATACAGGGGAAACAGTCAACGTGGGTCTTCATAGGCGGGCTTTCTCTTTTCTGTGAATTAATCTTTGGAAAATTTAGACGTTGCGCCGGGCAGAATCAATTGCCATTCACCGGCAGAAAATAGGGGTGTTATTTTTCTGCGGTGAGCGCGGTTGAAAACTCCGGCAGGTGTTCCCGTAAGAATTGGTCGAATACGGATGTCCCGTGGAGATTCCGGAGCAGGGGATCAACGGCGACAAACGGCAGCCAGGGATCGTTTTCATCCACCGCCTTTTGAAGGTTTGCCAGCGATTCTTCCCTGCGTTCCAGTGCACAGTAAATCCGGGCAAGTCCGACGCCGGAGACGAAATCGGTATCCGGCCTCTTCTGCAATTCATCAAGTATTCCCAGTGAAGAATCCTCCTCTCCGGTCACCGCCAGGCCAAATGCCTTGCCGATGGCGCAAAATGCGGAGTTTGGCGACAGTTTCATCGCCTGATCAAACGACTGCAGTGCCTGGTAGTACTCGCCGACCTGCGCACTGGCGTATCCATGGTAGACATGTACAGTCGGAAGTTTAGGGTTGGCGGTAGCCGCATCTGCAAAGCGTCGTACCGCCTCCTGATATTCCCGTCGGTAAAAGTGCGCCTTTCCTGCCACAATATTTGCCAGGACGGTGCGGGGATGACGCTCCCGGACAGCCTGGGCATATTCCAGCGCCTCGTCCCGGCGTTTAAAACAGATCAGCAACATAGCATAATTGTGCATGGCAAAAGCCAGTCCCGGCTCAATCTCCAGCGACTGTTTGTATCGCATCTCGGCTTCCGACCAGTTATTGCGATACCGATGCTGAATAGCCGCGAGAACGGCCTGGGCATTGGCCGAATGCTTGTTTCGCTCCAGTGCTGTGTTCACCGCTTCCTCAGCATCCGGTAGTATTTCACCGGGCGGAATATCAAAATCTCCGGTCCCCAGCCAAAACATGGATTTTGCCAGCGCAGTATGGGCCTCAACGAAGTCGGGATCTTCCTTCACCGCGTATTGAAAATGGTAGACGCTTTCAAACAGCGCCTCTTTCAGGTACAGGTGGCTCTGGTATTTCCCATTGAGATATGCATCGTACGCTTGAATCGAGGTGGTCGGAGGCCGGGTGACTTTTTGCTTTTCCCTGCCGTCGATCTCTACGCCCAGCTGCTCAAGGATGGCCAGGCAGATCTCCTCCTTGATTTCGAGGATTTCCTCCAGAGGACGGTCATATCGTTCCGCCCAGAGATGGTTTCCGTCGAGCACGTTGATCAGTTGAGTCGTGATTTTCAGTCGGTCATCTGTCTGGCGTACAGCCCCTTCCAATAGAGCTTCGGCCTTCAGCTCTTTACCAAGATCCCGGATGTCCTCGTGCTTCTCCCGGGCGTCCAGCACGATGCTGTGCGGGGTAACCGTCAGTCCAGCAATTCGCGACAGGGTATCTCTGATATCCTGACTGAACCCTTCGCAGAGATACTCTTTCTCCGGCTCCATGCTCATGTTAAAAAACGGCATAATTGCCAGCGCCACCGGCGCATCGATCCCCTGTATTTGTTTCTTTTTATTAACTGACAGTTCAAACTGCTGGGTCAGCGACCAGAGATCGTTCAGCAGATCTTCCATCTGCTGGTATCGGCGCCCGGGATTTTTCTGCAGGGCAGTTTCAATAACCCGCGCGAGCTCCCCGGGGATTTCCGGCCGGAGTGTCCCGACCGGTTCCGGATCGGTATTCAGAATGGAGTACATCATCGCCTGCTCGTAAACGCCCTGAAACGGGACATCACCGGTCAACATTTCGTACAGGATCGCGCCCAGCGCCCAGATATCCGTCCGGCCGTCCCCCTTGTCGCCGGTAATCTGCTCCGGCGCCATATAGGCCGCGGTGCCCATGATTCCGGCTTTCTGAGCGAGGGAATCCTCCGCAACCTTCGCCAGACCAAAGTCCACAATTTTGGCCACGCCTTCCGGGGTGACGATGATATTGGCCGGCTTCACGTCTCTGTGGACGATCCCCTGCTTATGCGCCTTCGCCAGTCCCCGGCCAATCTGCATGGCAATATCCACGGCGTTTTCAATCTTTAAAGGATTCTCTCCAAGGATTTCCTTCAGCGTTTTGCCTTCATAGTGCGCCATACAGATGAACAGCTGACCGCTTTCAGTTTCATCAATTTCATGGATGGTGCAAATATTCGGGTGATCCAGCGACGAGGCCGCCCGCGCCTCGTGGATCAGGCGATCCTTGGCCTCGGCATCTTTGGTGAGCTGAGGCGGCAGAAACTTCAGGGCGACGTCCCGCTCCAGTTTGGTATCTCTGGCGCGATACACCACGCCCATACCGCCTCCGCCGACGTTTTGGAGGATACGATAATGGGAGACGACTTCACCTATCATGTCTTTTCACGCCTGATGACCAGCAGGGTCATGTCATCCAATTGGGGGGCATCTCCCACAAATTTTTGAATAGACTCAATAACAACCTCGATGAGTTCCTCAGCGGATTTCGTATGGTGCTTTTTCAGCGCTTCCTCGAACCGATCTTCGCCGAAGTGCTCTTCCTCCTCATTCATGGCGTCGGTAATGCCATCGGAGTAGATCACCAGCGAATCGCCAGGCGCAAAGTCGAGCATCTCCTCCTCGTAGGTGGCGTCCTCCCGGAAACCCAGGATTGTCCCGCCGGTGTTTAACCGCCGCACCTGCAAATTCCCAGAGATTAAAAAGGGCGGTTCGTGTCCCGCCTTGGAATATTCAATGTGATTTTTTTCCGCATCCAGGATAACGTAAAACAGTGTCGCAAATTTTTGGAGATCCGTGCTGCGATACAGGAGTAAGTTGGAGCGTTCCAGGCATTCTTTGCAGGAATGGCCAAACAGTGTCTGGCTCCGGAGCGTCGCCTGGAGGTTGGCCATGAGCAGTGAAGCCGGAATACCCTTGCCGGAAATATCTCCCAGACAGAACGCCCAGCGATGCTCGTTTATCCGGATAAAATCGTAATAATCGCCGCCGACTTTTTTCGCTGGGATACTTATCCCCGCGATGTCGTATCCGGGGATGTCCGGATTGGATTTCGGCAGCAGATTCACCTGGATATCCCGCGCCACCCGGAGATCTTCTTCCATGCGTATCAGCTCCTGCTCCTCTTCGTAGAGGCGGGCGTTCTCAATCACCTGCGCAGACTGCGCCGCAATGATAGAGAGCAGCCGCTGATCTTCCTTGGTGAATCCTTCTTCACCCTGTTTATTGAAGATAATGAGGATCCCCATCATCTCGCCCTGTAACCGTAACGGTACACCGAGTATCGACCGGATAGGAAACTCGTCATGCTGCCGGCTGACGAACCGGCTGTCGCTCTCGAAATCGTTGACCAACAGCGGTTGTTGATTTTGGATCATCCAGCCCGAAAGCTGCACGCCCAGGTGATACGGCATGGACTCCGCAGAGGCATCCGCCTGCCGGATCATGGTCTGGAACGGTTTGTCCTTATCTTCATCGTCCAGCAACATCACCGCTCCCTGCTCCACCTGGAAATGCTTCACACACTTCAGGACGATGAGTTCGATGACCTCGTCCAGTTCATTTACCGAGCTGATGGCAGTGGCGATGTCGTTCAGGACGCCCAG
This Candidatus Neomarinimicrobiota bacterium DNA region includes the following protein-coding sequences:
- a CDS encoding protein kinase produces the protein MIGEVVSHYRILQNVGGGGMGVVYRARDTKLERDVALKFLPPQLTKDAEAKDRLIHEARAASSLDHPNICTIHEIDETESGQLFICMAHYEGKTLKEILGENPLKIENAVDIAMQIGRGLAKAHKQGIVHRDVKPANIIVTPEGVAKIVDFGLAKVAEDSLAQKAGIMGTAAYMAPEQITGDKGDGRTDIWALGAILYEMLTGDVPFQGVYEQAMMYSILNTDPEPVGTLRPEIPGELARVIETALQKNPGRRYQQMEDLLNDLWSLTQQFELSVNKKKQIQGIDAPVALAIMPFFNMSMEPEKEYLCEGFSQDIRDTLSRIAGLTVTPHSIVLDAREKHEDIRDLGKELKAEALLEGAVRQTDDRLKITTQLINVLDGNHLWAERYDRPLEEILEIKEEICLAILEQLGVEIDGREKQKVTRPPTTSIQAYDAYLNGKYQSHLYLKEALFESVYHFQYAVKEDPDFVEAHTALAKSMFWLGTGDFDIPPGEILPDAEEAVNTALERNKHSANAQAVLAAIQHRYRNNWSEAEMRYKQSLEIEPGLAFAMHNYAMLLICFKRRDEALEYAQAVRERHPRTVLANIVAGKAHFYRREYQEAVRRFADAATANPKLPTVHVYHGYASAQVGEYYQALQSFDQAMKLSPNSAFCAIGKAFGLAVTGEEDSSLGILDELQKRPDTDFVSGVGLARIYCALERREESLANLQKAVDENDPWLPFVAVDPLLRNLHGTSVFDQFLREHLPEFSTALTAEK
- a CDS encoding ARMT1-like domain-containing protein, which gives rise to MKTHVDCFPCIINQTLEAAQKNQIPDGKKKEVVYNVLEMLRELPDDITPPEVSHRMHRMIGDSLGNDDPYQKARSEANVTAMDIIPGIRKKIKRSSNPLETAIRYAIAGQVFDGETGDGKADIHRELEYAPKAEFGINHLNKLTGALYDADRVVYLANAAGELAFDRLLIEVLRDMFTAEIVLVVRKEPVLTNATLDDAAFVGVEPLVNLVANRSDAPVTIFEDAGSGVKQQLSDADVVIAKGQTHYESLNNEDLNIFFLFQVNCPVISKELDAELHQYVVLHPGG
- a CDS encoding SpoIIE family protein phosphatase, which codes for MNNQTEIQQLRAAVQELGVLNDIATAISSVNELDEVIELIVLKCVKHFQVEQGAVMLLDDEDKDKPFQTMIRQADASAESMPYHLGVQLSGWMIQNQQPLLVNDFESDSRFVSRQHDEFPIRSILGVPLRLQGEMMGILIIFNKQGEEGFTKEDQRLLSIIAAQSAQVIENARLYEEEQELIRMEEDLRVARDIQVNLLPKSNPDIPGYDIAGISIPAKKVGGDYYDFIRINEHRWAFCLGDISGKGIPASLLMANLQATLRSQTLFGHSCKECLERSNLLLYRSTDLQKFATLFYVILDAEKNHIEYSKAGHEPPFLISGNLQVRRLNTGGTILGFREDATYEEEMLDFAPGDSLVIYSDGITDAMNEEEEHFGEDRFEEALKKHHTKSAEELIEVVIESIQKFVGDAPQLDDMTLLVIRREKT